Genomic window (Saccharothrix australiensis):
CGAGGGTCGGATCAGGGTGCCCTAGCGCCGCGACGGCACTCGTGGAGGTCGAGCGGTCCCGGCCGGGGCGGGACGGGGAGCCGCCTGTGCTGCGGCGGCGCGGGTGCGCTGCCACGATCGTGGTCATGTCCGCGACGCTCTCGGGGCTCGTCCTCGGCACGCCCTCGCCACCGGTCCTCGCCGACTTCTACCGGGCGCTGCTCGGGTGGAGCGAGGTGTCCAGGGCCCCGGAGTGGGCCCGGATTCGCCCGGAGGACTCCGCAGGACCCGGACTCAGCTTCCAGTTGGAGAGGGATTTCGTCCCGCCGGCCTGGCCGTCCCGGCCCGGAGGGCAGCAGTTGCAGGCCCACCTGGACATCCGGGTCGACGACCTGCAAGCCGAGACGGCGCGGGCGGTGGCGCTGGGCGCCACCGTCGAGGAGCACCAGCCGCAGCCGGACGGGGTGCGGGTCCTCCGGGACCCGCACGGCAACCTGTTCTGCCTGTTCCTCCCCGGCTACTGACGCGGGTCGGCCGCCGCGGCGGCACCCGACCCGCCGCCGGCGGTCAGGAGGGCTCCAGGCGGTAGACCGAGTCCCAGCGCGGTGCGGCGTTCAGCCGCGCGGACCGCAGCGCCGCGGCGGTGTCCTCGTCGGGGTCGACCAGCCGGGCGGTGACGGGCACGTCGACCAGGTGCGAGTGGGTGGTCGGCGAGCGCACGGTCAGCAGGCACGGCACGCCGTCCGCCAGGCCGGGCACGTCCTGCTCCGTCCCGCCGACGGCGACCAGCACCGTGTCGTCCCGCCAGAGCGCCCACACCAGGCGGGCGGCGTGCCCCTCCGGGGCGAGCCACACGGCGGCGGCCTTGCGCAGCGCGTTGTCGAGCACGCGGGTGATCTCCACCGGTTCAGCCTGCCACGACCCTGTGAATCGGGACTCACGGAATAGCGGCCGACCACCCCGCGTGCCACCCTTCGCGACGACGAAGAGTTACCGGTCGGTACGAGGAGGTACCCCAGTGGTCGACCAGCAGCGTCCCCGTCGCTCGTGCCTGGCCGTGCCGGGTTCGAGCCAGAAGATGATCGACAAGGCCCGCACGCTGCCCGCGGACCAGGTCTTCCTCGACCTGGAGGACGCCTGCGCGCCACTGGCCAAGCCGGCCGCGCGCAAGACCATCGTCGCCGCGCTCAACGAGGGCGGCTGGGGTTCGCGCACCCGCGTGGTCCGCGTCAACGACTGGACCACCGAGTGGACCTACCGCGACGTCACCGAGGTCGTGGAGGGCGCGGGCGCGAACCTCGACTGCGTCATGCTGCCCAAGGTGCAGACCGCGGCGCAGGTGCAGGCGCTGGACCTGCTGCTCACCCAGGTCGAGAAGACGATGGGCTACGAGGTCGGCCGGATCGGCATCGAGGCCCAGATCGAGAACGCCCGCGGCCTGACCGACGTCGACGCGATCGCCACCGCCTCGCCGCGCGTGGAGACCATCATCTTCGGGCCGGCCGACTTCATGGCGTCGATCAACATGAAGTCTCTGGTGGTCGGCGAGCAGCCGCCCGGCTACGACGTCGGCGACGCGTACCACTACATCCTGATGCGGATCCTGATGGCCGCGCGGGCGCACGACAAGCAGGCCATCGACGGCCCGTACCTCCAGATCCGCGACGTCGACGGGTTCAAGCGGGTGGCCGGCCGGTCGGCCGCGCTGGGCTTCGACGGCAAGTGGGTGTTGCACCCCGGCCAGATCGAGGCGGCGAACGAGGTGTTCAGCCCCCGGCAGGAGGACTACGACCACGCCGAGAACATCCTCGACGCCTACGACCACTACACCTCCGAGGCGGGCGGGAAGCGCGGCGCGGTGATGCTCGGTGACGAGATGATCGACGAGGCGTCCCGGAAGATGGCGTTGGTGATCTCGGCCAAGGGGCGGGCGGCGGGGATGTCCCGCACGGACGTGTGGACGCCGCCGGAGGCGTGAGCACCCTGTTTCGGTTCAGCGCGTGGCGCGGGGCACCTTCCGGCGCGAACGATCGTCAACCGGACCATACTCGCCGGTAACCCGGAGCTTGGAAGGGATGAGTGCGATGGCGCGCCTGGCCCAGACCGCTGGACTCACCGACATCCAGGAGGAGATCCTCGCCACGGTCCGCAGCTTCGTGGACAAGGAGATCATCCCGCACGCCCAGGCGCTGGAGCACGGGGACGCGTACCCGGCGGACATCGTCGACGGCATGAAGGAGATGGGCCTGTTCGGGCTCACCATCCCCGAGGAGTTCGGCGGGCTCGGCGAGTCGCTGCTGACCTACGCGCTGGTCGTCGAGCAGATCGCCCGCGGCTGGATGTCGGTGTCCGGTGTGATCAACACGCACTTCATCGTCGCCCACATGCTCAAGCAGCACGGCACGGACGAGCAGCGGCGGAAGTACCTGCCCCGCATGGCGACCGGCGAGGTGCGCGGGTCGTTCTCCATGTCGGAGCCCGAGCTGGGCTCGGACGTGGCGGCCATCCGCACCCGCGCCGCCCGCTCCGGTGACGAGTACGTCGTCGACGGCCAGAAGATGTGGCTGACCAACGGCGGCACGTCGAACCTGACCGCGGTGCTCGTGAAGACCGACGAGGGCGCGGAGAAGGCGCACCGGAACCTCACCGCGTTCCTGGTGGAGAAGCCCGAGGGGTACGGGGAGGTCCTGCCCGGCCTCACCGTACCCGGCAAGATCGACAAGATGGGGTACAAGGGCGTCGACACCACCGAGCTGGTGTTCGACGGCTTCCGGATCCCGGCGGACCAGGTCCTGGGCGGCACGCCCGGCCACGGTTTCCGGCACATGATGGACGGCGTGGAGGTCGGCCGCGTCAACGTGGCCGCCCGCGCGTGCGGTATCGCGCTGCGCTCGTTCGAACTGGCCATCGAGTACGCCCAGCAGCGGCGGGCGTTCGGCAAGCCCATCGCCGAGCACCAGGCGATCGCGTTCAAGCTGGCGGAGATGGCGACGAAGGTCGAGGCCGCCCACCTCATGATGGTCAACGCCGCACGGCTCAAGGACTCCGGCGCGCGGAACGACGTCGAGGCGGGCATGGCGAAGCTGATCGCGTCCGAGTACTGCGCCGAGGTGACGCAGGAGGCGTTCCGGATCCACGGCGGGTACGGGTACTCGAAGGAGTACGAGATCGAGCGCCTGATGCGGGAGGCGCCCTTCCTGCTGATCGGCGAGGGGACCAGCGAGATCCAGAAGACGATCATCAGTCGCGGGTTGTTGCGGGAGTACCGGGCGCGGGGGTGAGCCGGGCGGTGCGGTGGCCGGTCGTGCGGTGCGGCTCTTGGTCAAGGCGTGCGGAGCGTCCTCGCCGGACGGGCAGGCCATACGGGGATGACACGCTGGGTGACGTGTGCGGGTGAGCCGGCTGGTCACGAATGCGTTGAGTTACCGGTTACCCGTTTCGCGCTGTTCGCCGGGTGTTGGCAGGATGGGGGCGATCAGCAGAAGAGGTGGTTCCCGTGACGAGTTCCTTCTCCGGCCAGAACCGACCCGGTGTGCCGCCGCGCCTGCCCACGCCGCCCACCGGGTGGCCGATCGGGTCGTACGGCACCTACGAGGAGGCCCAGCGGGCCGTCGACTTCCTCGCCGACGGTGACTTCCCCGTGCAGGAGGTGACCATCGTCGGGGTCGACCTCATGCTCGTCGAGCGGGTCACCGGGCGGCTCACGTGGGGGCGCGTCCTCGGCACCGGCGCCGCGTCCGGCGCGTGGTTCGGCCTGTTCGTCGGCGTGTTGCTGTCGCTGTTCAACACGACCGCCGGCGCGAGTTTCGGGCCCATCCTGGTCGGCCTGCTCGTGGGTGTCGCGTTCGGGCTGATCTTCGCCGCCGTCGGGTACGGGTCGGCTCGGGGCAAGCGGGACTTCCAGTCGGCCAGCCAGCTCGTCGCCGGGCGGTACGACGTGCTCTGCCAGCCGCGCAACGCCGAGCGGGGCCGTGACCTGCTCGCCAAGCTCGCCATGCGCCCCGCCGAGGCGCCCGAGGAGTAGCGGTCGAGGTTTCGGCCTGTCGATCATCGGGTAGAGCCGTTCCGGGCTTCGGTGGTTGCGGCACCTGATCACCGGGCCTAGGTTCGTGCCACCGGTCGGCCCCCGGCCGCCGGTTGGGGGGCACGACGAGGTGCCGGGCGCTGCGGTCTGGCTCCTCCGCTGTCGGGAAGGGAGGCAGGGCCGATGAAGGGCGCTGGTCATCGGTTGGCCGCCGTCGGGGGTGTCGCGCTGGTCGCGGCCTCCGTGCTGGCGGGGTGCGGTTCGGGTGACGGCGGGGTCACCATCAACGTCTACAAGTACCCGCAGGAGAACTTCCAGAAGATCGTCGACCGGTGCAACGACGAGGCGGACGGCTACCGGATCGTCTACCACAAGCTGCCCCGCGAGTCCGACGGGCAGCGCGAGCAGCTGGTGCGCCGGCTGGCCGCCGGCGACACCGGCATGGACGTCCTGTCGCTGGACATCACGTGGACCGCGGAGCTGGCCAAGGCCGGGTGGATCCGGGAGTTCACCGGCGCGGCCAAGTCCGCGGTCGAGGAGGGCACGCTCGAAACCCCGCTGGCGACCGCCCGGTACGAGGGCAGGCTGTACGCGGCACCGGACAACACCAACGTCCAGCTCCTCTGGTACCGCGGCGACCTCGTGCCCACTCCGCCGAAGACGTGGGACGAGCTGATCGAGGCGGGCGCGCGGCTCCGGGCGGAGGGCAAGCCCGGCCTGGTCGAGGCGCAGGGCAAGCAGTACGAGGGCCTCGTGGTGCTCTTCAACACCCTGGTCAACTCCGCGGGCGGGCGCATCCTCGACGAGGACGGCGCCAAGGCCGTCGTCGACGACAAGGCCGTCCAGGCGCTGGAGGTGCTGAAGAAGTTCGCCACGTCCGACGTCGTGGACCCGTCGTTCTCGAACTTCGCCGAGGACGACGCGCGGCTGGCGATGGAGAACGGCAAGGCCGCGTTCCAGCTCAACTGGCCGTTCGTCTACGCGGCGGCGCAGAAGAATCCCGAGTTCGCGGCCAAATTGAAGTGGGCGCCCTTCCCGTCGGTCGACGGCGGGGAGTCCAAGGTGACCGTGGGCGGCAACAACTACGCGGTGAGCGCGTTCTCCCCGCACGCCGAGCAGTCGTTCGACGCGGTGTCGTGCCTGCGCAACGCCGAGAACCAGAAGTTCGCGGCCATCAACGACGGTGTGCCGCCGACCCTGGAGTCCGTCTACGACGACCCGGAGATGGCGAAGCCCTACCCGATGAAGGAATCGATCCTGGAGGCGCTGAAGACCGCGAGCGTCCGCCCGCGCACCCCGGCCTACCAGAACGTGTCGACGGTGATCTCCACGATCCTGTCGCCGCCCGCGGACATCGACCCGCGCGCCACCGCCGACCGGCTCCGGGAGGAGTTGCAGGACGCGCTCGACTCGAAGGGGGTGCTGCCGTGAGCCAGGCGGTGACCGGGGAGACCGGTCGGGTGACGCCGTCCCCGAAGGCGAAGGCGGCGATCAGCGAGGGCAAGAAGGCCGAGCGGCGCCTCGGGCTGCTGCTGTGCGCGCCCGCGGTGCTCGTGATGGCGGCGGTCGCGGGCTGGCCGATCATCTACTCGGTGTGGCTGTCGTTGCAGCGCTACGACCTGAAGTTCCCCGACCGGCGCGAGTTCGTCGGCCTGGACAACTACGTCACCGTGCTGACGAACGGCTACTGGTGGAACGCCATGTGGATCACCGTCGTGATCACCGTGGTGTCCGTCCTGATCGAACTGGCGCTGGGCATGGCGCTGGCGCTGATCATGCACCGCACGCTGGTCGGGCGCGGGATCGTCCGCACGTCGACGCTGATCCCGTACGGCATCGTCACGGTGGTCGCCGCGTTCTCCTGGCGGTACGCGTGGACGCCCGGCACCGGCTACCTGGCCGAGACGATCGCGGGCGGCGAACCGGTGCTGACGCAGAAGGTCCCGGCGGTGCTGGTGGTCATCCTGGCCGAGATCTGGAAGACCACGCCGTTCATGGCGCTGCTGCTGATGGCGGGCCTCGCGCTGGTGCCGGACGACCTGCTCAAGGCGGCGGCGATGGACGGCGCGAACGCGTGGCAGCGGTTCACCAAGGTCATGCTCCCGGTGATGAAGCCGGCGATCCTGGTGGCGCTGCTGTTCCGCACGCTCGACGCGTTCCGCATCTTCGACAACCTGTTCGTGCTCACCGGCGGTTCGCAGGGCACGACGTCGGTGTCGATGGTGACCTACAACAACCTGATCAAGGGCCTCAACCTGGGCATCGGCTCCACCATGTCGGTGCTGATCTTCCTCACCGTGGCCCTGATCGCCCTGGTGTTCATCAAGCTGTTCGGCACCTCCGCGCCCGGCAGCGACAACTCGGGGAGGCGCTGATGGCGGGCATCGGTGGCGCCGAGACCACGGGCCGCAAGGCCCGGTGGGCGGTGCTCAACGTCCTCGTGGTGGCCTACGCGCTGTTCCCCGTGCTGTGGATCGTGTCGCTGTCGTTCAAGTCCAAGGCGACCCTCGGTGACGGCAACTTCATCCCGCGCGAGTGGACGCTGGACAACTACGCGGCGATCTTCTCCACCACGGAGTTCGTGCGGGCGCTGGTGAACTCCATCGGCATCGCGCTGATCGCCACCGCCGTCGCGGTGGTGTTCGGCACGATGGCCGCGTACGCGATCGCCCGCCTGGACTTCCCCGGCAAGCGCGTCCTGGTCGGGATCTCCCTGCTGGTGTCGATGTTCCCGCAGATCTCGCTGATCTCGCCGCTGTTCGAGATCGAGCGGTCGCTGGGGCTGTTCGACACGTGGCCGGGCCTGATCCTGCCCTACATCACGTTCGGCCTGCCGCTGGCGATCTACACGCTGTCGGCGTTCTTCCGCGAGATACCGTGGGAGCTGGAGAAGGCGGCCAAGATGGACGGCGCGACGCCCGGCCAGGCGTTCCGCCGGGTCATCGCGCCGCTCGCCGCGCCGGGCGTGTTCACCACGGCGATCCTGGTGTTCATCTTCTGCTGGAACGACTTCCTGTTCGCGATCTCGCTGACCTCCACCGAGAGGTCCCGCACGGTCCCGGTGGCGCTGTCGTTCTTCACCGGCGGCTCCCAGTTCGAGG
Coding sequences:
- a CDS encoding VOC family protein, with the translated sequence MSATLSGLVLGTPSPPVLADFYRALLGWSEVSRAPEWARIRPEDSAGPGLSFQLERDFVPPAWPSRPGGQQLQAHLDIRVDDLQAETARAVALGATVEEHQPQPDGVRVLRDPHGNLFCLFLPGY
- a CDS encoding HpcH/HpaI aldolase/citrate lyase family protein, whose protein sequence is MVDQQRPRRSCLAVPGSSQKMIDKARTLPADQVFLDLEDACAPLAKPAARKTIVAALNEGGWGSRTRVVRVNDWTTEWTYRDVTEVVEGAGANLDCVMLPKVQTAAQVQALDLLLTQVEKTMGYEVGRIGIEAQIENARGLTDVDAIATASPRVETIIFGPADFMASINMKSLVVGEQPPGYDVGDAYHYILMRILMAARAHDKQAIDGPYLQIRDVDGFKRVAGRSAALGFDGKWVLHPGQIEAANEVFSPRQEDYDHAENILDAYDHYTSEAGGKRGAVMLGDEMIDEASRKMALVISAKGRAAGMSRTDVWTPPEA
- a CDS encoding acyl-CoA dehydrogenase family protein, encoding MARLAQTAGLTDIQEEILATVRSFVDKEIIPHAQALEHGDAYPADIVDGMKEMGLFGLTIPEEFGGLGESLLTYALVVEQIARGWMSVSGVINTHFIVAHMLKQHGTDEQRRKYLPRMATGEVRGSFSMSEPELGSDVAAIRTRAARSGDEYVVDGQKMWLTNGGTSNLTAVLVKTDEGAEKAHRNLTAFLVEKPEGYGEVLPGLTVPGKIDKMGYKGVDTTELVFDGFRIPADQVLGGTPGHGFRHMMDGVEVGRVNVAARACGIALRSFELAIEYAQQRRAFGKPIAEHQAIAFKLAEMATKVEAAHLMMVNAARLKDSGARNDVEAGMAKLIASEYCAEVTQEAFRIHGGYGYSKEYEIERLMREAPFLLIGEGTSEIQKTIISRGLLREYRARG
- a CDS encoding general stress protein, with the translated sequence MVPVTSSFSGQNRPGVPPRLPTPPTGWPIGSYGTYEEAQRAVDFLADGDFPVQEVTIVGVDLMLVERVTGRLTWGRVLGTGAASGAWFGLFVGVLLSLFNTTAGASFGPILVGLLVGVAFGLIFAAVGYGSARGKRDFQSASQLVAGRYDVLCQPRNAERGRDLLAKLAMRPAEAPEE
- a CDS encoding ABC transporter substrate-binding protein; its protein translation is MKGAGHRLAAVGGVALVAASVLAGCGSGDGGVTINVYKYPQENFQKIVDRCNDEADGYRIVYHKLPRESDGQREQLVRRLAAGDTGMDVLSLDITWTAELAKAGWIREFTGAAKSAVEEGTLETPLATARYEGRLYAAPDNTNVQLLWYRGDLVPTPPKTWDELIEAGARLRAEGKPGLVEAQGKQYEGLVVLFNTLVNSAGGRILDEDGAKAVVDDKAVQALEVLKKFATSDVVDPSFSNFAEDDARLAMENGKAAFQLNWPFVYAAAQKNPEFAAKLKWAPFPSVDGGESKVTVGGNNYAVSAFSPHAEQSFDAVSCLRNAENQKFAAINDGVPPTLESVYDDPEMAKPYPMKESILEALKTASVRPRTPAYQNVSTVISTILSPPADIDPRATADRLREELQDALDSKGVLP
- a CDS encoding carbohydrate ABC transporter permease — protein: MSQAVTGETGRVTPSPKAKAAISEGKKAERRLGLLLCAPAVLVMAAVAGWPIIYSVWLSLQRYDLKFPDRREFVGLDNYVTVLTNGYWWNAMWITVVITVVSVLIELALGMALALIMHRTLVGRGIVRTSTLIPYGIVTVVAAFSWRYAWTPGTGYLAETIAGGEPVLTQKVPAVLVVILAEIWKTTPFMALLLMAGLALVPDDLLKAAAMDGANAWQRFTKVMLPVMKPAILVALLFRTLDAFRIFDNLFVLTGGSQGTTSVSMVTYNNLIKGLNLGIGSTMSVLIFLTVALIALVFIKLFGTSAPGSDNSGRR
- a CDS encoding carbohydrate ABC transporter permease, translating into MAGIGGAETTGRKARWAVLNVLVVAYALFPVLWIVSLSFKSKATLGDGNFIPREWTLDNYAAIFSTTEFVRALVNSIGIALIATAVAVVFGTMAAYAIARLDFPGKRVLVGISLLVSMFPQISLISPLFEIERSLGLFDTWPGLILPYITFGLPLAIYTLSAFFREIPWELEKAAKMDGATPGQAFRRVIAPLAAPGVFTTAILVFIFCWNDFLFAISLTSTERSRTVPVALSFFTGGSQFEDPTGSIAAAAVVITVPIILFVLFFQRRIVAGLTSGAVKG